The proteins below are encoded in one region of Mycobacterium pseudokansasii:
- a CDS encoding class I SAM-dependent methyltransferase has product MDKVAVDLSGPPQTMLATLYAKALDADLPHPILGDRYAKEVVERIDYDWSQTSITARNSASVTTRTAHFDAWTRQFLAAHAKSVVLHLGCGLDSRYFRVRPGPQVQWYDVDHPEVAALCTRLYPTAANRHVVAASVTDPGWLAGIPDDRPALLIGEGLTMYLSEPDGVGLLRRVVDRFPSGELQFDAFNRLGITWQWMNTVVRRSGSTLRWGIDGPDDILRAVPGTRLLSWVRWFESDTFARLPRAYQVMGSLMSRVPALANMSQYHRYAFGREC; this is encoded by the coding sequence GACAAAGTCGCGGTCGACCTCAGCGGGCCGCCGCAGACCATGCTCGCGACCCTGTACGCCAAGGCGCTCGACGCCGACCTGCCGCATCCGATCCTGGGCGATCGCTATGCCAAGGAGGTCGTCGAGCGCATCGACTACGACTGGTCACAAACCTCTATCACCGCACGCAACTCGGCGTCGGTGACGACGCGGACCGCGCACTTCGACGCCTGGACCCGCCAATTTCTTGCTGCGCACGCGAAATCCGTTGTCCTGCATCTAGGTTGCGGGCTGGACAGCCGATACTTCCGGGTGCGGCCCGGTCCGCAGGTGCAGTGGTATGACGTTGACCACCCCGAGGTCGCGGCGCTGTGCACCCGGCTGTACCCCACAGCGGCCAACCGGCACGTCGTCGCCGCGTCGGTCACCGATCCGGGCTGGCTGGCCGGCATTCCCGACGACCGGCCCGCGCTGCTGATCGGCGAGGGGCTGACCATGTACCTGAGCGAACCGGACGGCGTCGGGTTGCTGCGACGCGTGGTCGACCGTTTTCCATCCGGTGAGTTGCAGTTCGACGCGTTCAACCGGTTGGGCATCACGTGGCAGTGGATGAACACCGTGGTTCGCCGCTCCGGATCGACGCTGCGCTGGGGTATCGACGGACCTGACGACATCCTGCGGGCGGTGCCCGGCACCCGGCTGCTGTCTTGGGTCCGCTGGTTCGAATCCGACACCTTCGCGCGGTTGCCGCGCGCCTACCAGGTCATGGGCAGCCTCATGTCGCGGGTACCGGCACTGGCCAACATGTCGCAGTACCACCGTTACGCGTTCGGCCGGGAATGTTGA